Below is a genomic region from Nitrospinaceae bacterium.
GATCAGGAAAAGTTCAGAATCCTGCAAGGGCTTGCCTCGCAAATCGCAATGCACCAGGCACTCCTGCTGGAAAATCTGGAAGCCCTCACCCAGCTGGATAGGATTCACGCGAAAGCCCGGCTGGCAAAGCTCATGAACGCCAAAAAATGCCCCATGAATCGCGAGGGCAACATGAATCTGACGGAGGCGCGCAACCCGGAATTGATCCTGAACAAACAAAAGGTCATTCCCAACGATATCTCGTGGGACGCATCGACCTGCGCCATCATCATTTCCGGCCCCAATACCGGAGGCAAGACCGTGACCCTCAAAACTATCGGACTCATGTCGATGATGGTCAGGGCCGGTTTGTTTCTTCCCGTACGGGAAGGGTCGGCGATCAGTTTCTTCCCCGAAGTGTATGCGGATATCGGCGACGACCAGAACATCCAGTTGAATTTATCGACGTTTTCAGGACATCTGCAAAAAATCATCCTCATCCTGCATCACGCCCGACCGGGGTCGCTGATCCTGTTAGACGAACTGGGAATCGCGACCGACCCCTTTGAAGGAGCGGCATTGGCAGAAGCCATCCTTCTGGAATTGAAACGCCGGGAGGTGGTGACGCTGGTGTCCACGCATTACCTGTCCCTTAAAATGCTGGCGCAGACCCAGGAAGGTTTTCTCAACGCCTGCACCGAATTTGACCCCGACTCCATGACCCCCACTTACCGGTTGATTTTTGGCGTGCCCGGCCACAGCGCCGCTCTTGACACCGCGCAAAGGCTGGGGCTCGCCTCCGGCATCATTGCCTCCGCCCGGGAAATTTACGACGCCAAGGACAACCGCGCTGAAAACCTCCTGCAGAACCTCACGCAACAAAAACTCCAATTGGAGCAAACCAGGGAAGCCATCCAGCAACAAAGCGAGGAAATCAACCGGCTGAAAGAAGAACAAAATTCCCTTACAGAAAAGCTCCGGTCAGGGGAAAGTGAATTTGAGAAAAATAAAAAGAAACGACTGCAATCTTATTTACGCGAAGCTAAATTTGAAATTCGCAAACTGCTGCAGGAAATAAAAGGAAGCAAGGACGCGCCGAAAATCCGCCGGGTGGAAAAGCAGATTCGAGCGATGGGGCAAACGCCTCTATCGGCCAACGGCAGGGATTTTTCCGGGTGGGAACTCCCGCCGGACAAGCTGGGTGAAGGCGATCAGGTGCTG
It encodes:
- the mutS2 gene encoding endonuclease MutS2, which translates into the protein MIPSEDLLSESGKTRLLNKSYSQLGWELIQNALASRTSSPVTASLCREMLPESDFESAERALAETTEMVLLLESGEPFPLNAFQDIRPLLQEAYEKNILESNQCLEVLKLLRLCRALKKALDKKTDTPLLQTLSLKLDSLPALLKEIEKCISDEGEIKENASPELKQAIREVATAKQNLQTRMAKLFSTANFKEALQDSYFTEREERLVVPVRAEYRSRVEGIVHDSSGSGQTLFVEPTQIIPLNNQFKICKLKVDQEKFRILQGLASQIAMHQALLLENLEALTQLDRIHAKARLAKLMNAKKCPMNREGNMNLTEARNPELILNKQKVIPNDISWDASTCAIIISGPNTGGKTVTLKTIGLMSMMVRAGLFLPVREGSAISFFPEVYADIGDDQNIQLNLSTFSGHLQKIILILHHARPGSLILLDELGIATDPFEGAALAEAILLELKRREVVTLVSTHYLSLKMLAQTQEGFLNACTEFDPDSMTPTYRLIFGVPGHSAALDTAQRLGLASGIIASAREIYDAKDNRAENLLQNLTQQKLQLEQTREAIQQQSEEINRLKEEQNSLTEKLRSGESEFEKNKKKRLQSYLREAKFEIRKLLQEIKGSKDAPKIRRVEKQIRAMGQTPLSANGRDFSGWELPPDKLGEGDQVLVETYGALGVLLENPKDKAKVRVKLGNLTTWVETQNLKGHARNRQVQKTTVDQIQIKVQSDNTPQAKTSCDLRGMNSEQALEAMEQFLSQAVVNKVHHVKIIHGHGMGTIKQLTREFLETTGMCKNFHPGSREEGGDGITVVEL